The sequence CATGCCGGTATAGCTGATGCAGTAGCAGTGATGCGGGCGGGGGCTGTAGACTATATTTCAAAACCATTTAGCCATGAGCATGTTATTCGGGTTATTCGCTGTGCTTTGGAACAAGGCAAGCAAACAGCAGTTAAAACAGGCTCTGCAATTGAAGTAGAGACGCAGCTTCATCAATTAATGGGACCCAGTCAGGCGATTGCACATTTAGCGGCTGATGTCAGACGAGTAGCGCAAACCAATTTTACTGTGGTATTACAAGGTGAAACAGGCACGGGAAAGAGTTTATTAGCAAGAACTATTCATGAGGCTAGCCCTCGAGCTAAAAATCCTTTTGTGGCGCTAGATTGCGGTGCTATTCCAGACAGCTTATTGGAAAGTGAATTATTTGGTTATGAAAAAGGAGCATTTACTGGCGCCACCCGTCGTAAAGCTGGGCAGTTTGAGCTGGCTCAAGGGGGTACTTTATTTTTAGATGAAGTGGCTAATATGTCATTATCATCACAAATGAAATTATTATGTGTCTTACAAGATAAAGTTATTTTTCCAGTGGGTGGTACTAGTGCTATCCCCGTGGATGTAAGGTTATTAGCGGCTTCTAACCAAGATCTACGAGCCATTATAGGGAATGGTGCATTTAGAGGAGATCTTTATTATCGGCTAAATGAGTTTGCTATTAATCTACCGGCCTTAAGAGAACGCTCAGAAGATATTTTATTCTTGGCGGAAAGCTTTCGTGAAGCATCTAATCAAGAGTTGAAAAAAACAGTTACAGGGTTTTCGAAAGGTGCCTGCTGTCAACTTCAAGCCTATGATTGGCCTGGCAATGTCCGGCAATTGCGTACTGTTGTACGGAGAGCAGTATTGTTGGCAGAAGAGATTATTACTGAGCAACATATCCAGTTGGACTCACATAAAGACAATGATATATCGCTGGCAATTGATAAGACATTGCCCTATCAGGGACTTTCCTTAAAAGAAATTGTAAAAAAGCATACGGCACGTGTTGAAAGGCAAGTATTAACTGAGGTATTAGCGTTTACCAATGGTAATAAAGCAGAAGCGGCGCGTTTACTTCAGGTGGACTACAAAACAATTCATACTAAGCTAAAAAGATATGGAATAGCATAATCTACCTTTTTCTTTGGTGGCTGTTGCAACAGCCATTTTTAGCTCTCTCCCTATTGGTGGGGCTGCGGTGAAGACGGTAGAAAATACATTAGGGATTGATTAGTTATGGCAAAGGATAATGAGCGTGGTGGCGCTGGTATGCATTTTGGCGGCATTCTGGAAGGCTTGAATGGGTTGATGGATAAACTGACCGACCTGGCGGAAGCCGGAGAAAAGTTGAAACGTACTGGTGAAATGGAATTTGAGATCAAGGAAGGCCAAGAGGCAAAAGGTGTTTTTGGCTTTTCAGTAAAAATGGGACTCGGAGAACAAGGTGATTCGGAAGTACAGGTTGAGCCTTTTGGTAATGTGTATCGTAATAAAAAAACAGGTAAAACCGAAATAAAAGACGTGCGTGAACCTTTAGTTGATATTTTTGAAGAAGAGGATCATGTCTTGTTGGTAGGGGAAATGCCCGGTATCAACCAGAATGATTTAAAGCTGGAACTAAAAGACGATATTTTAATCCTGGCTGCTGAGCGAGGCGATAAAAAATACCGCAAAGAAATGTTATTACCTGAAAAGTTTAGTGAAGACAGTATGACCATCAGAGTGAAAAACGGGGTGGTGGAAATTAAGCTAGAGCGTGTCAAGACTACGACTTAAATATAGGGATAACAATAAAGGACAGTATTGAGCACATGGAAGAGCATTCAGATAAGGAAAAAACCGCCAATAAAGCCCTGACGTTAAAAGTGGCAGAAGCGTTAAGCAAAGATGTTGGGCGCTCGTTTGCGCGGATGGGGCCTGAAGATATTAAACTGTTAGGTATGGATGTCGGCGATATTGTTGAAATAGTCGGCAAGCGTCGTACAGTAGCCAAGCTCATGCCTGCTTATAAAGAGATGCGGGGTAAAGGTCAGGTTCAATTAGATGGAATTACCCGACAAAATGCGGGTGTTAAATTAGATGAGCAACTGACCATTCAACCGGTTAGAGCACGCCATGCAGAGCGCTTGGTGATTGCGCCAATCACTTTTACTCCTAAACAACGAGACTTGGATTATATTTGCAATTTAGTGGATGGGTTGCCCGTTATGGAAGGCGACCGGATTCATGTTCCCTTATTTGGTCGTGGCTCTGCTGACTTTCGGGTACAAAGTACCGTGCCACGAGGTGCTGTGCTAATAAACCCAACCACGGAATTAAGTGTTGGTAAGTCTCAGGAAAATGAACCCACAATTACAGCTTCTTATGAAGATGTAGGTGGTTTAAAAAACCAATTACATCGTATTCGTGAGATGATTGAGCTACCTCTGCGTTACCCAGAAGTATTTGAACGATTGGGTATTGATGCCCCTAAAGGAGTGCTACTCCATGGGCCTCCAGGTTGTGGTAAAACCTTAATAGCACGGATTATTGCTCAGGAAACAGAAGCCAATTTCTTTTCTGTCAGTGGCCCGGAAATTGTCCATAAGTTTTATGGCGAAAGTGAAGCAGCTTTACGCAAAGTATTTGAGCAAGCCAGTAAAAAAGGGCCCAGCATCGTCTTTCTCGATGAAATTGATGCGATTGCTCCTCGCCGTGATCAGGTGACAGGTGAAGTAGAAAAGCGGGTGGTTGCTCAATTATTAGCGCTGATGGATGGTCTTAATAAGCGCAATAATGTCATTGTGATTGCAGCGACTAATTTGCCGAATGCATTGGACCCGGCTTTAAGACGGCCAGGACGCTTTGATCGGGAAATTGCGATTCCCATTCCTGATCGCCACGGTCGGCTGGCTATTTTAGAAATTCATAGCCGCGGTATGCCATTAGCAGAAGATGTTGAGCTTACGCAGCTGGCAGATAGCAGTCATGGTTTTGTCGGTGCTGATTTAGAAGCCTTGTGTCGTGAAGCTGCAATGGTTGCCTTACGTCGTATTTTACCCGATATTAATTTTACTTTAGAGGAAATACCCTCTGAGCAACTGTTAAATCTTCAAGTACAGATGGACGACTTTTTAGCGGCCATGTGTGAAGTTGAGCCTTCAGCTATTCGTGAGGTGTTTGTCGAAGTACCCGATGTACATTGGGATGATGTAGGGGGGATGGAAAAGGTTAAAAAACACCTTAAAGAAGCAGTTGAGTGGCCGCTGAAATACCCAGAGTTATTTCAGCAAGCAGGCGTCAATCCACCTAAAGGGTTGTTATTAGGTGGGCCGCCTGGTGTAGGAAAAACGCTGGTGGCTCAAGCGGTTGCAAATGAAAGCGGGGTGAATTTTATCAGTGTGAAAGGCCCTGCATTAATGTCCAAGTATGTGGGTGAATCAGAACGAGCAGTGCGGGAAGTTTTCCATAAAGCCAGACAAGCGGCACCTTGTATTATATTTTTTGATGAAATTGACAGTTTGGTACCTGCACGAAGTGCTGCTGGGACAGACTCCCATGTATCAGAGCGGGTATTAAGTCAGTTTTTAGCAGAAATGGATGGCATTGACGAGCTAAAAGGGGTGTTTGTGTTAGGCGCCACCAATCGTACAGACTTAATTGATCCTGCCATGTTAAGGCCTGGGCGATTTGATCAAGTGGTAGAAATAGGATTACCCACTTCTTGGGATCGAGAACAAATTTTTGCTATTCACTTACGAACTAAACCTGTGGTATCTAGCGTATCAGCAGCCAGCTTAGCTGATCAGGCGGTAGATTTCAGCGGGGCAGATATTGCGGGGGTGTGTAACCAGGCCGCTATCGCTGCTATCCGGCGAGCCATTGCATCGATGGATGAGGCGGGTGAGGTTCAGATTTCGATTAGTGAAGCTGATTTTGCTGCAGCGTTAGAAGAAGCCTGGAAACATGAGCATGGCTGATGAGGCTGCGGATTTAACATTATTAACTGATGAGGCCATTTATCTATATGGTTTTATTCAGCCGCAGGCATTACCTGAGCCAATTAGGCTAGCAGGGACTGCCGGTGCCCCAGTAATTATTTATTATCAGCAACAGCTAGCTGCGGTCATTAGCAAGGTGCCAGTTGATGTATTTATTGGAACAGAAGCTGAGCAGCGGTTGCAAGATCCTGACTGGCTGACCCAACAGGCTTGTCAGCATGAACAAGTGGTGGAACAAGTGTGGCAGCATGTGCCTATTTACCCAGTGCGCTTTGCTACCTTGTTTTCGTCTACCCGTCAGCTAGCTGAGCAAATGGTTTGCCAGCAACACGGCATTAAACAATGTTTGATGAAATTTGCTGTATGTAATGAGTGGGCAGTAAAAGGGTTTCTTGATAGGCAGCAAGCACAGTCAGCATTGTGGGAAATAACTTGTCAGCAACAGCAGTCAAAACTGTCTCTCTCGACAGGCATACGGCACTTGCAGGAGCAACGTTTACGTCGGGAGCTTGGCAAACAAGTTAATCAATGGCTAAACGGCACTTGTCAGATATTTGCTAATGAATTATCCGCGTTGGCTAGAGAATGGTGCCAACGAAAGGTAGTGACAAAACAGGCAGAATTACCTGATGGTAGTCAGGTAGAAACTATATTAAATCTAGCATTTTTAGTTAATACTTCTCAGCAGGATATCTTTTTACAAAAAATAGCAGAGCATAATAATCGCTGGCAAGCATATGGCTTGCAATTCAGCTGTACTCGCTGGCCACCCTATAGCTTTTGTCGAACTACTTTTACCCCTGATGCACTCAACGCGGCCTCATGAAATGCTTGCTCTATTGTTTATTTCAAAAACCACAACTAGCTGACGTCGTTGTAGACTTACCTGTTGGAGTTCAAGGGGAAAAAGTACTGGTTGCGAATTATCTTGATCTTTTTGCTGCTTATAGTTTTTACACTAATGTTCAGCATCAACAAGTCAAGTTAGCTAACAGTGAAAGTAGTCAGAAAACACCAGTTATTCGTGAAGCATTAGTTTTTAGTCAGATAATTGAAATGCTTCATCAGCAGTATACATTAATTCCCATTCGTTTTGGTTGTTACCTAGATAATGAACAACAGTTGATTAAGCATCTTAATAACAACTATCAGCAATATACGACGCAGTTAGCTTCACTGAATAATCTTACAGAGTTTAGTATTAAAGCGATTTTGCCCACACAAACCAGTAAAATAAAATCAGAGCGGCTTGATCAAGGGGCGTTGAAAGACGAACTATCAAATGATAACAAACAAGTAGCTGGAAAAGCATATCTACAAACCAGACAGTCTTATTATAATGAAACAACTAATAATATCGAACTAAACTTATTAATTGAACGTATTAATGGTACGTTTCAGGGGCTCTATTATCAATGCCAATCGGAAGTTAACACACAAGCAGGGCAGCGAATATTATCAATTTATTACCTGGTTGCTAAAAAAACAATAAAATCATTTAATATGGCATTTCAGCAGCTAGTGTCAACATCAAGTAATTGTCAAAAATTGTTACTGAGTGGGCCTTGGCCTCCTTATAACTTTGTTACGAAGCCCGTTATAAAACCCACTATATTAGTAAATTAAAAAATAAAAATAGGGTATCAGGTAGCATGTTAACAGATATTCAGTGTTTGACTTTACCAGATAAGATGCAGCTTTACAGTATTTTATTGGATGCAATTCCTTCGTCTATTTTAGTCTTGGATGGCAGTTTACGAATAGTGTCTGTTAACAGAAATTTCTTAGAAAAAAGTCAACGGTTGATGAAGGATACTATTAGTCGACGATTAGAGGAAGTATTTCCAGCAGTTATTTTAGAACATACCAGTATAAAGAAACAAGTGTATGATTGTTTTGAAAAAAAACGGGTGGTGCGAGGGCATCGAATGACCTATCGTGCCCCAGGTATACCCATTCGTACTTATTATTACAGTATTTTACCGATTGGGGCGGATGAAAGTGTTCGGCTGGTTGTCCTGCTAATGGAAGATGTGACAGAGCAAGTACGTTTAAGTGAAGAAGTACGACGAATGGAGCGCCATTTAGCCAGCGTCGTTGAAAGTGCTCAAGATATTGTATTATCCACTGATCTATCTGGCAGGATTCTTACTTGGAATTCAGCTGCAGAAAAATTATCAGGATTTAAGTTCAATGAGGTCAAAGGTCATTGCTGGTCAGAATTTTGTAGCCAAGTAGCAAACATTACGGGGTTTCTGGAGCAAATTTGTTTTGGTAGTGATGTCCATACCGCTGAATGGGAACTTATCACCAAAGAGAATCAGATGATTCCCGTATCATGGGTGGTATCACCGATGATGGATGACTATCGAAAAGTAGTTGGTTTTGTTGCAGTGGGACGGGATTTAACTGAACAACGTAAATTAGAGTATCAACTAAGACAATCACAAAAAATTGCTGCTTTAGGGGTAATGGCTGGAGGGATCGCTCATGAAATTCGTAATCCATTGGCGATCTGTTCATCTGCTGCTCAGTTTCTTCAGGAGGAGTCTTTACCGACTCATTTTGCCAGAGAGTGTGCAGATAAAATACAAGTCAGTATTGAAAAAATTTCTTCTATTATAGAAAACTTATTGCGATTTTCTCGACCGACAACAGCATCAGAGATGGTATCGGTTGATTTGGTTAAAGTTGTTCAAGAAGCACTAACGTTAATTGCCAGTCATGCAAAAGTACAAAATATTTGTGTTAATAGCCAGTTTCCGAAACAGTTGGTGTTAGTGAGTGGCGTGGCTAGTTTATTACAGCAGGTTTTTTTAAATTTATGCTTAAATGCTGTGAATGCGATGCCTAATGGTGGAACCTTAACCGTTAGCTTTTTTCTTTATTCTGATTGTGTTGAAGTACAAGTGGAAGATACCGGTGTTGGGATAAATCCAAAGGATTTTGATAAAATATTTGATCCATTTCATACTACATCACCGATAGGAAAAGGCACGGGATTAGGTCTTACCATTTGTTATTCAATTATTAAGCAACACTTTGGTCACATTTTAGTGGAAAGCTATTTAAATCAAGGCAGTAAGTTTACGGTTAAACTACCTTTGCAACAAAAGGACAGTT comes from Spartinivicinus poritis and encodes:
- a CDS encoding sigma-54-dependent transcriptional regulator — encoded protein: MAAAEPGNILIVDDDPDMCQMLCYLMQTHEHKATAVYNGFTALEKINADWPDVMLVDVQMPEMTGIELLKRALQQRPELPVIMITGHAGIADAVAVMRAGAVDYISKPFSHEHVIRVIRCALEQGKQTAVKTGSAIEVETQLHQLMGPSQAIAHLAADVRRVAQTNFTVVLQGETGTGKSLLARTIHEASPRAKNPFVALDCGAIPDSLLESELFGYEKGAFTGATRRKAGQFELAQGGTLFLDEVANMSLSSQMKLLCVLQDKVIFPVGGTSAIPVDVRLLAASNQDLRAIIGNGAFRGDLYYRLNEFAINLPALRERSEDILFLAESFREASNQELKKTVTGFSKGACCQLQAYDWPGNVRQLRTVVRRAVLLAEEIITEQHIQLDSHKDNDISLAIDKTLPYQGLSLKEIVKKHTARVERQVLTEVLAFTNGNKAEAARLLQVDYKTIHTKLKRYGIA
- a CDS encoding Hsp20/alpha crystallin family protein, with translation MAKDNERGGAGMHFGGILEGLNGLMDKLTDLAEAGEKLKRTGEMEFEIKEGQEAKGVFGFSVKMGLGEQGDSEVQVEPFGNVYRNKKTGKTEIKDVREPLVDIFEEEDHVLLVGEMPGINQNDLKLELKDDILILAAERGDKKYRKEMLLPEKFSEDSMTIRVKNGVVEIKLERVKTTT
- a CDS encoding CDC48 family AAA ATPase; translated protein: MEEHSDKEKTANKALTLKVAEALSKDVGRSFARMGPEDIKLLGMDVGDIVEIVGKRRTVAKLMPAYKEMRGKGQVQLDGITRQNAGVKLDEQLTIQPVRARHAERLVIAPITFTPKQRDLDYICNLVDGLPVMEGDRIHVPLFGRGSADFRVQSTVPRGAVLINPTTELSVGKSQENEPTITASYEDVGGLKNQLHRIREMIELPLRYPEVFERLGIDAPKGVLLHGPPGCGKTLIARIIAQETEANFFSVSGPEIVHKFYGESEAALRKVFEQASKKGPSIVFLDEIDAIAPRRDQVTGEVEKRVVAQLLALMDGLNKRNNVIVIAATNLPNALDPALRRPGRFDREIAIPIPDRHGRLAILEIHSRGMPLAEDVELTQLADSSHGFVGADLEALCREAAMVALRRILPDINFTLEEIPSEQLLNLQVQMDDFLAAMCEVEPSAIREVFVEVPDVHWDDVGGMEKVKKHLKEAVEWPLKYPELFQQAGVNPPKGLLLGGPPGVGKTLVAQAVANESGVNFISVKGPALMSKYVGESERAVREVFHKARQAAPCIIFFDEIDSLVPARSAAGTDSHVSERVLSQFLAEMDGIDELKGVFVLGATNRTDLIDPAMLRPGRFDQVVEIGLPTSWDREQIFAIHLRTKPVVSSVSAASLADQAVDFSGADIAGVCNQAAIAAIRRAIASMDEAGEVQISISEADFAAALEEAWKHEHG
- a CDS encoding GvpL/GvpF family gas vesicle protein, with the protein product MADEAADLTLLTDEAIYLYGFIQPQALPEPIRLAGTAGAPVIIYYQQQLAAVISKVPVDVFIGTEAEQRLQDPDWLTQQACQHEQVVEQVWQHVPIYPVRFATLFSSTRQLAEQMVCQQHGIKQCLMKFAVCNEWAVKGFLDRQQAQSALWEITCQQQQSKLSLSTGIRHLQEQRLRRELGKQVNQWLNGTCQIFANELSALAREWCQRKVVTKQAELPDGSQVETILNLAFLVNTSQQDIFLQKIAEHNNRWQAYGLQFSCTRWPPYSFCRTTFTPDALNAAS
- a CDS encoding GvpL/GvpF family gas vesicle protein, whose product is MKCLLYCLFQKPQLADVVVDLPVGVQGEKVLVANYLDLFAAYSFYTNVQHQQVKLANSESSQKTPVIREALVFSQIIEMLHQQYTLIPIRFGCYLDNEQQLIKHLNNNYQQYTTQLASLNNLTEFSIKAILPTQTSKIKSERLDQGALKDELSNDNKQVAGKAYLQTRQSYYNETTNNIELNLLIERINGTFQGLYYQCQSEVNTQAGQRILSIYYLVAKKTIKSFNMAFQQLVSTSSNCQKLLLSGPWPPYNFVTKPVIKPTILVN
- a CDS encoding PAS domain-containing sensor histidine kinase, translated to MLTDIQCLTLPDKMQLYSILLDAIPSSILVLDGSLRIVSVNRNFLEKSQRLMKDTISRRLEEVFPAVILEHTSIKKQVYDCFEKKRVVRGHRMTYRAPGIPIRTYYYSILPIGADESVRLVVLLMEDVTEQVRLSEEVRRMERHLASVVESAQDIVLSTDLSGRILTWNSAAEKLSGFKFNEVKGHCWSEFCSQVANITGFLEQICFGSDVHTAEWELITKENQMIPVSWVVSPMMDDYRKVVGFVAVGRDLTEQRKLEYQLRQSQKIAALGVMAGGIAHEIRNPLAICSSAAQFLQEESLPTHFARECADKIQVSIEKISSIIENLLRFSRPTTASEMVSVDLVKVVQEALTLIASHAKVQNICVNSQFPKQLVLVSGVASLLQQVFLNLCLNAVNAMPNGGTLTVSFFLYSDCVEVQVEDTGVGINPKDFDKIFDPFHTTSPIGKGTGLGLTICYSIIKQHFGHILVESYLNQGSKFTVKLPLQQKDS